Part of the Rhodothermus bifroesti genome, AGGAGGGTTTGCGTTTTGCGATTCGTGAAGGTGGGCGTACTGTCGGCGCAGGCGTCGTCACCAAAATCCTAGACTAAAACCCTGGGTTAATCCTGGGATCTTAAAGTGCCCGGGGGAACGCACGGGCGTAGCTCAATTGGCAGAGCAGCGGTCTCCAAAACCGCAGGCTGCAGGTTCGAGTCCTGCCGCCCGTGCTACAGAAATGAAGGGCGAACGCGGCGTTCGCCCTTCTCGTTTGTCCAGTGCAAGCCAGCAGGCCGCGTTTTATGATGGCTAAAATTCGTGCATACCTGCAAGAAGTGGGTCGGGAAATGCAAAAGGTCAACTGGCCTACGCGTCAGGAACTGGTGAACAATACCGTCTTGACGCTTATTGCTTCTGTGCTGGTGGCCTTGTTCATTTTCTTGGCCGATCGGTTGATTGCTACAGTGCTAGAATTCATCTATTCCCTATAGGCGCAGCGCACGCAACAAGAGCTATGGCGGAAGAGAAACATCAAGACAGGGTGCGCAAGTGGTATGTGCTGCGCACGTTTTCTGGGCACGAAAAGAAAGTTAAACAGTACCTGGAGCGAGAAATTGAACGCTTGGGCCTAAAGGATCGGGTAGGCGAAATTCTGATTCCTACCGAAACTGTCTTTGAGCTTCGGGGAGGGAAAAAACGCACGCGGGAAAAAACCTTTTTCCCAGGTTACGTTCTCATTGAAGCCGCGCTTGACCAAGAGTTGCAAATGCTGATTTCCAATATGCCCTCGGTGGTGGGATTTTTGGGCGCGGGCAATCAGCCAACGCCATTACGGCCAGAGGAAGTGCGGCGCATTTTAGGTAAGGTGGACGAAGCGCGGGAGCTGGGAGAACAGCCCGAAATTCCCTTTAAGCCAGGTGACCCCGTGCGTATCATCGAGGGGCCATTTAACAATTTCACAGGCGTGGTTGAAGAAGTCTATCCCGACAAGCTCAAGCTTAAGGTCATGGTGT contains:
- the secE gene encoding preprotein translocase subunit SecE, which translates into the protein MMAKIRAYLQEVGREMQKVNWPTRQELVNNTVLTLIASVLVALFIFLADRLIATVLEFIYSL
- the nusG gene encoding transcription termination/antitermination protein NusG: MAEEKHQDRVRKWYVLRTFSGHEKKVKQYLEREIERLGLKDRVGEILIPTETVFELRGGKKRTREKTFFPGYVLIEAALDQELQMLISNMPSVVGFLGAGNQPTPLRPEEVRRILGKVDEARELGEQPEIPFKPGDPVRIIEGPFNNFTGVVEEVYPDKLKLKVMVSIFGRKTPLEVDYLQVEREA